The nucleotide sequence AGATTTAGAAGATGAAGTGGGAAAAGATATGGATACCTTTGATTTAATATGCCATGTAGCTTTTGATATGCCTGCTTTAACTAGAAAAGAAAGAGCAAATAACGTAAAAAAAAGAAATTACTTTGCTAAATATGGAGATTCTGCAAGAAGAGTTTTAGAAAAACTATTAGATAAATATAGTAATGAAGGCATTGAAAACATAGAAGATATTAAAGTACTTAAGCTGCCGGACTTTAAGGAATTTGGCACCCAACTAGAAATAGTGAAGAGAGTATTTGGTGGTAAAAAGAAGTATGAAGAAGCTGTTAAAGAATTGGTTAAGGAATTATATACAATAGCATAAGAGAAAGGAGACATAATACATGTCAATAACAAATGTAGTAAAATCAGTACAAGATATAATGCGCCAGGATGCAGGGGTAGATGGAGATGCTCAAAGAATATCTCAACTAGTTTGGATGATATTTTTAAAGGTATTTGATGCAAAAGAAGAGGAATGGGAATTAGAGTACGATGATTATACACCTACTATCCCGGAAGAATTAAGATGGAGCAACTGGGCTCAAGATGATGAAGGAATTACAGGTGATGAGCTTTTAGACTTTGTAAACAATAAACTATTCAAAGGTTTAAAGGAAATGGAAGTAGATGAGAATAGTGATGCTAAAGCTCTATTAGTTAAATCTGTATTTGAAGATTCCTATAATTACATGAAGTCAGGAGCTTTAATGAGACAGGTAATAAATAAACTAAATGAAATAGATTTTATAGCAGGTGAAGATAGACATTTATTTAATGATATATATGAAAATATATTAAAAGATCTTCAAAGTGCAGGCAATGCAGGAGAATTCTATACACCAAGACCTGTTACACAATTTATAATAGATATGCTAAGTCCAAAGCTTAGTGAAAAAGTAGCCGACTTTGCTTGTGGTACTGGTGGTTTTTTAACCTGTGCCATAGAAAGCTTAAAAAAACAAGAAACCAAAGTTGAAGATTTAAAAATATTAGGTGAAACCATAATGGGTGTAGAAAAGAAGCCATTTCCTCACATGCTTGCTACAACTAACTTGATACTTCATGATATTGATGTGCCAAACATAAAACATGATAATTCTTTAATGAAGAATGTAAGAGATTTAAAGCCTTCAGAATATGTTGATGTAATAGCAATGAATCCTCCTTTTGGCGGAATTGAAGAAGATATGGTATTAACTAATTTTCCTCAGCAATTTCAAACAAAAGAAACAGCAGATTTATTTATGACTCTTATAATGTATAGATTAAGTGCAAAAGGAAGAGCGGGAGTAGTACTTCCAGATGGATTCCTATTTGGTGAAGGTGTAAAGACACATATAAAAGAAAAACTTTTAAATGAATTTAATCTTCATACTATAGTAAGAATGCCTAATGGAGTATTTGCACCATATACGGGAATAAATACAAATCTTTTATTTTTTGAAAAAGGTAAGCCAACAGAAGAAGTTTGGTTCTTTGAACATCCACTTCCTGAAGGATATAAAAATTATACTAAAACCAAACCAATAAGATACGAAGAATTTGAACTGGAGAAAAAGTGGTGGAATAACAGAGAAGAAAATGAGTATGCTTGGAAGGTTTCAGTAGAGGATATCAAAAATAGAAATTACAATTTAGATTATAAAAATCCTAATAAGGAAGAAGAAGATTTAGGAGATCCAAAGGCATTATTAAAAAAGTATCATGAAGCTACTGCTGCTGTAGATAAATTGCAGGATTCTTTGATAGATGAATTAAAGAAGATTTTAGAAGGGACATCAAAATAGTATGAACATGTTATTAGAACAATTTAAAACAATATTTGATAGACCAGAAAAAGTTAAGAAGTTAAGAAATTTAATACTACAGTTAGCAGTAAGGGGAAAATTAGTAGAGCAGGATGAAAATGATGAGCCAGCCAGTGTGCTCTTGGAGAGAATAAAAGAAGAAAAAGATAAGCTCATTAAAGAAGGAAAGATAAAAAAGTCAAAACCATTGCCAGAGATAAGTGAGGATGAAAAACCTTATGAATTGCCTGAAGGATGGGAATGGGTAAGATTAGGATGTATATATAATATAGTAAGAGGATCATCACCAAGACCAAAAGGAGATCCTAAATATTTTACTAATGAAAGAACAAAGTATCATTGGGTTACAATAAAGGATATTACTAATTCATGTGTTAATGAAAGACTTGTAAGTACAATTGAGTATTTAACATATGAAGGTAGTTTAAAGAGTAGATTAGTTGAACATGATGAGATTATAATAGCTGTAAGTGGTAGCGTAGGTAAGTCAGCAATAATGGGGATTAGTGGATATATATATGATGGGTTAGCAGCTTTGAAACATATTATTAATAATAAAGTATTAAGAGATTATATATATATTTATTTAAAATGTTGGAAAGATAATATAAATAACATGTCAGAAGGAACATCATTTCCTAATATTAATACGGATAAATTAAATCGACTTTTGATTTCGCTACCACCTTTAAATGAACAAAAACGTATAGTAGAAAAGGTAGATTCATTAATGGCATTTTGTGATGAATTAGAAAAAGAACTACAAAGAAAGGTTAAATATAGTTCTTTAAGTTTAAAGTCTGTATTTAATAGCATTGATAGCTGCAGTTCTTTAGAAGAGTTAGAAGAAACACTGAGATTTATTATAGATAACTTTAAAGAGTTAACATTAGGTGATGATGGAGTTAAAGAATTAAAAAATGCAATATTTGAATTAGCAGTACAAGGAAGGCTTGTTCCTCAAAATTCAAAGGATGAGCCAGCAAGTGTGCTTTTGGAAAAGATAAAAGAAGAAAAAGAAAAGCTTATTAGGGAAGGAAAGATAAAAAAGGAAAAGGCACTGCCAGAGATAAGTGAGGATGAAAAGCCTTATGAATTGCCTAGTGGATGGGAATGGGTAAGGATAGGAGAATATTGTTTAATAAATCCAAGAAATTCAATTGATGATAATGAACTAGTATCATTTGTGCCAATGAAGTTAATAGAGAATGGCTTCAACAATAAACATACATCAGAGACAAGGTTGTGGAGAGAAATAAAAAATGGATTTACACATTTTGCCGAAAATGATGTTGTTGTAGCTAAAATTACTCCATGTTTCGAAAATAGAAAATCTGCTATTATGAAAAATTTAGTTAATAATATAGGAGCAGGGACAACAGAACTATATGTTATTAGAAGCATTAAAAATTTAATACTTCCAGAATATATATTATGTATATGCAAAACGGAAGAATTTATCAAGGGTGGTATAGAAACGTATACTGGAACTGCTGGTCAGCAAAGGGTAAAAAAGGATTATATAACTAGGTTTGTTATAGGAGTTCCACCACTAAATGAACAAAACCGTATAGTACAAAAAGTAGATTCATTAATGACATTATGTGATGAATTAGAAAATAAAATAGAAAAATCTAAAAAGTACAGCGAAAAATTAATGGAAGCTTTACTTAAGAATGAATTTATGTAAAATTAATAGCAACTTTATGTGGTATATTACCAGAGGCTCGTAACATGTGGATGTAAATGGATTAAAATTGTAATTTAAAAAGATACATATGTAAAAGCTATTTTTACATATGTATCTTTTTTTACAATATTGACATATAATATAGTTAAGGGAGGTAATAATATGATTAATATATTAGAGAAATATACTGAAAAGCAATTGAGATCATATATTTATGACAATAGATATAAAATAGGTGCTAATCTTCTTCAATTTATTAAAGATAATGGATATACTAAATCATCGCTTTCAAAATTAACAGGTATATCAAGACCAACTATTGATAAATTAATTAAAGGTGAAATAGATAATAATACAAATCTCAAAAAACATGTGGATAAGATTATTACAACCTTTAATATAAAGCTTGAAGAATTAGTAGATTATAAGCATACAGAGTCAGACAATAACCGTGAAGTTGTAGCATCTAATAATGCACCGGAAGAATATGAACTAAGTGATAAGGCTAAAAGAATGTTTGGCTTTTTAGACGATATAATAGATCTTTATGAAGTCTATAGTGATAGGTAGGGTGATAAATATGTCTCAATATATAACATCTCAGAATTTAAATGAAGTGATAGAAGCAAATAAAAAAATAAAAAATGAAATTGAGAATTTTAAAAATAATTTCTTTATTAATTATAACAAAGCTGGAATAGTGGGTCCTGATAGACTAGCATTTGATGTTCTTAAGAAAAATTATAATTTAATACAGCTGCCAATAGAGGATGAGTATTGGGGAGGAGCTATATTTATTAGGAATAATTTAAAAATACCTGTTATTAATTCAGCGCAACCCAGAGTTTATCAATTTTTTGTTGCCTGGCATGAAGTATATCATTTGCTTTATGATCCTTCTATTATTAAAGGACAGCATAACATACAGGCAGAAGAAATGGAATTAAATGAGAGAAGAGCGGATTACTTTGCTGCAAAGATGTTATTAGGTGATGTCTATAGATATTATTATTCATTAGAAGATGCTGATTTTATAAATAAAATTGCAAAGTGTATGGATGTATTTAAATCACCCTATAAGGCTATATTAATTCAATTATATGAAGATGCTGTACTGTTCAACAATGTTGGATTAAAGAAGTTAATAGTTGAGAATTTTGATAAAAAGCCAGAAAATTTAATTGAATTATTTGAAAAACTAGAATTAGATACTGATTTAGTTAAACCATCTAATATAATAAGTTTTGGTGGATTGGATAAAAAAATAAAGCTGCTGTCAGAAAAAGAAACGGATGTTGATTATCATAAAGATAATTTGAAATTTTTAAATAAACTCAAGGATTTAGTGAAGGGAGAACTCATAAATGGAAGTAATTCAGGTAGAAAAACTAATTGAAGCTTTAAATTCCAGTGCTCCTAAAAAGATAGGAATCCTTGATAATAATACAATTACTTTTTTAATAAATGTAGATAAATATATTTATGTAGAGAAGATATTGAAAAAGTATGATTTATTACTAATACCTAATTGGGTTTATCAAGAAGTAAATGATTCAGAAGAAAGAGTAGATTATATAGAAAACATGTTTAATAAAGGTATAAAAATTTTTGTGATAAACGAGAGTGATTATGAAAAGTTAGCAAAGTATAAATCAGTATGGATTTATAAGTTTTTTCTATATTGTTCATTCAAAATTGGTGAGATAAAAAGTTTCATTAAAAGATATATTGAGAAAAATCAGCCTCTGGAAGAATTAGAGGACTATGAAGTTTGGTTGAATTTATTGTATAATAATGGGTTTGAAGGCAAACGGCTTAAAAATGGAAGAACAAAGAAGAAAAATGCAGGAGAAATTTCAATAGGTGTTTTAGCTCTAGCTATGTCATATATTTATTTTCAAGGACACCATACTATAACTGTGTTATCCAATGATAGGGATACATATGATTTTGTTAATTTTGCAAAGTTAAAATTATTAAACGACAATATGTTTGAAGGATTAGAAAGCAGTGTTATAACATTTAAGTCTAATGATTTCATAATTAAAGAAAGTTATTTGAATAGTTATATAAGTGATGGAAAAGATATTTATTCTATTACAGAATTTAGAGATGAAAAAAGGGTTAAATATACAAAAAATGCACCTGATACTTCGGTTGAGGAACATGATGAAATTTTAAGCAATGAAGCTTTTATAGAAAATTTAAAAGATAGTACTTTTAATATTATATTTTAATATAAGGTATAGAAAGATACAGACCTAATGGATATTTTGTAGAGGAAAGGGTGTTATTTACAATATATTCAATCTACTTTGAAACAAAGTAACTTTTACTTAACACTAAAATTATTTTACTTGAAAATAATATAAAATTAGTTAAACAAAATAGTGTTATATCATTTTATATGAAATAAATTAGACAAAACAGATACTTTTTAATGAAAACATCATTAAAAAATATCTGTTTTGTTAACTAAGGTTAATGAAATTGAATATGATATAGATAAGAAGGATGGATGTTTATGTTAAGCACAAATGAAATAATAGGAAGAAATATTTTAAAAATTTTAAATGAAAAAGATATAAAACAAACTCAATTAGCGGAAAAATTAAATGTTTCAAAACAAACTTTAAATAAGATAATTCATGGAAGAAGGAATATTTCAATAAGTGAAATAAAAGCGATATGTGATGCTTTATCTGTACCTATGGAAAAACTTACAGATGAAGATATCTTAAATGAAGAGCAAATGGAGCCTATAAAGCTTTTTATGAGAGAAGTTAATAGAAAAGAAGCTAAATGCGGACTAATGCATGCACAGAATATTATGGATATGATTCTCTTTCATAGTGAAATTCAAGAGAAAGAGGGAATACTTCAGGAAGAGTGGGATGATTAATGCATGAGTTAATTAGCAAAAGTATAACTTTAGAAGAGGAATCTTTACTGGAAAAATTCTTAATAATGGAAGGCTCTTATTATATTAATAGAGCGAGCAAGCATTAGTTTGACTACTGGTGTTTTTTTATTTCAGATTTTAAAATTAATATCAAGTTTATGTTCCAAATCAGGACTTTTTTGTATAAAGTAATCATATAATAGCCAGAAACAGATGGGGAAGACCAGAAACTAATAAGGAAAGTTTTAAAATACTTGCAGAACATGATATTATTGAAGAAAAATATGTAAATAGTTACTTTGCTATGGCTAAATTTAGAAATAGAATTGTTCATATGTATTTTGATGTTAGTGATGAAATGATTTATGAAATAACACAAAATAATTTAGAAGACTTTGAGGCTTTTATCAAGAATATTGTGAAAAATATTAGTGTATAATGAAATTTAGAAAGGTAAATACAGACAGGAGGTGATATTGTGCTAAACATAGAAAACTTAAAAAAGTATTTTAGTGAACAACCTAACATTTTAGGTGTATGGATAATAGGTTCCTATGGGACCGAATATCAGAGAGAGGACAGCGATATTGATTTTGCTATACTTTATGATAAAGATATAAATGATTTAGAAGAAATGAAGTTCGCGTGTGATATTACAGAAATACTTAAGATAGAAAACATTGATACTATAAATTTAAAAAAGGCACCAATCACACTTCAATTTAAGACAATAAAAGAAGGTAGAAATTTATATGAAGCAGATTATATTAAAATTTGTGACTATGTGGAGTATATAATAAATAATTATGAGGATAAAAAATACTATTTGGATCAATTTGATAAGGACTATTTTGCAAGTTTTTAATGGAGAGATAAATATCGATAAGGAATAAAAACTTATAATAGAACAACCAGAATATAATGATGAAAATATAAAAGATATAAGTGAAAAAAGAGCTAATGCTTTTGTTGCAGAGCTGCTTATGACTGAAGAAGATATTGATGAGTATTCAAGGCAGCTCCATATATAAAGTCTTTAGCAGCTGTTGAGGTTGTTAATTTTTGTGACATCTTGTTTTTATATACTACAGTACACGGTAAGAATGAACTAGATAGCTAAATGTGTTATGTGAAGTTTACTAAACTTTATGAAGTAGGTAAAGAACCTAAAGTTATAAAGAAAAACGGTAAAGTACTATCATTTATTGATGCTATAAAAAGGTCTTACATAAAATTTTCACATAGCGACAGTCTTAAAAGGTTGATGGATAATATTATAGGAAATAACAAAGAATGAACACTATTTTAATTATAGTGTTTTTGTTTTTTAGATTTATAAATGCTAATAATATATAATTATTCAAAGTTTATAAATTATTACATTATGAATCTATGGACTAGCTTTACCTCTTCGCATACTCAGAATTAAAGCTGTTCCATAGAAATCAAATTTAATGGTATATTCCATCCCAAACCCAGGCAGCAGTTCTCTGAAGTCTTATAATAGGCTCTTTTTCAGTCGCAAGGAAGCTTTGGACAAGCCTTTTCTTTTTCTCTTATTTGCTGTATTAATAGCTACTCAAAATAAAATATTTCGTAAACATATAGAATATTTAGTTTTTGCAGTGTTAGAGACAAAGGCAAATATACAAGTCTATTAGTTAATTCCGCTCGTATGCTTATATCAATGTAGTATTAGTATGGCGGATAGGTATAATAAAATAAATTCTAGTGTATTAAAGTCACTTAATTAAATTAGATTAGATATGTATTTCAGGTTATAAAGGAGATTGGATCTAATAAGGATATAGTTACTGATGCATATAATATATATTTAACATATTCGGGTACTTTAACTGCCACCCGAAAAAGTACAGGTTCCAATCTAGCATTTCTAAGCTTTTATAAGTTCCTCCTTTATCCGGACCTTCTAAAAACAAAGAAATACACGATTTTAACTAGTCCTTTATTTGGGTTCCTGGCAGAGTGCATGAAGGTGGACGTACTTCCTGCAAAAACTTTTCATGCACAAGCATTAAAAGACATGTTCATATAGTGTTTCGCAGCAAGGCAGCCCCATTTAGGTATTCCTCTGAGGTCTTTCATTTGTGCTACTTTGCTAAACAAAGGAAGATTTAACAAAAGAGCAAGCTTGTAACAAGACTTTGGCAAATTCTTTAGTGTTATAAGACAATTTATTTGCCCGATAATATGTGCAAATAAAGCAAATTATAAACATCTTAACTTTTACGTCAGATTAAATAATCTGACTATAATTTAAAAGTATAAAAAAGTTTTATAGGACTGAAAAAATGATAGAAATAGTAAAAATGCCTCAAATAAAAATATTTGATGAACATGGAGAAATTAAAGTAGCGGATAAAATTTCAATAAATGATATGGAGGTATATTAGGGGACATGTATCGGTAAAATTTGTTAAGAAGGTATATTTCATAGTTTAATAAGAATAAAAAATTATTTTTTGTGCATTCTATATTTTGTATGAGTAATTAAAATTAGTTATTAAGGAAGGTGTATTGAATGAATACAGCAACTATGTCTATAAATAAATATCAGCAGTGTATTGATGAATGTAATAAATGCGCTCAAAAATGTTATGAATGTTTTAAAGCATGTTTAAATGAACCTGATGTTCAAAATAGGAAAAATTGCATAAGTGTGCTTATCGAATGTGCACAGATGTGCCAGATGTCAGCATCACTTATGTCTATGGATAGTTGTTCAGTAAAGGAGCATTGTAGGATTTGTGCTAATATTTGTGATAAATGTGCACAAGAGTGTGGAATGTTTAAAGAGCAACATTGCCAGATATGTATGCAGGAATGCAAAAAATGCGCAGATGAATGTAGAAATATGGTTACATGTAATTAATAAATGAGAACTTAGGTGATACCGGGTGCTTTATTCATAGAATGTTTAAAGAATATATATAAATAAGTAATAAATATTACACAAAATCGTAACAATAACCGTATATAATAATAAGTGTCCTAAAGAAATAGTCTTTAGAGAAAACTAAAAGTATAATAAGTCCCCCCTTATTATATAAATAAACTTGAGCACTAGGTTAATTTACTGGTGCTTATTTTTATGCATATTAAAAAAGAAGAAAGTGCTAAAAGTTTAATAATAGATATTTCTATAAGACAACTAAGCGCATTTAATAGTGACGAAGACGGACAACCCAATAAAAATTATTAATGTCTGATGAAGAATTTCAAGATTTTAAAACTAATCATGTATTAGAAAATTTTAATAAGAAAACTTATAGTAAGTTGTTACCTATAAATTTTATTTTGGTAATTATAACAATGTTCATATTAATTAAAGGATTAGTGCCAGGTTACTATCTATTTATGATTCTACTGCTATTGTATTACTTATAACTGAACAAATTGGATTACTTTTAAGTTCTGCAATTCCAGCTACATATGTTGGATTAGGACTGTTTGATTATGCTTTATCTATATTTCCTTTAAAGAAAATTCATCCATCATTGGATGTACTGCGTTCGTAGTTGCGTAAATTACAAATAATGTTAACTAGTAATTTAATTTTTATCGAATTTTTATTTAAATAAAATAAAAATTTAAAAGAATAAATGTTTATGTTTACATAAATGTGATATAATGTAAGTGAATGGTAATGAAATATGCTTGTTATCCCCCCTTTTTCACCATTACCTTATGAGTGTTTTACAGGGATTAAAAGATAGCTTTGAAAAGGGGGAGGAAAATGAATATTTTATTTTTGTGTCTTATAGTGCTTTCTATTACAGGAATATTGAGTCTAACAATTTTAGCAGTTTTCTGCTATAAACAAGACAATATAAAAATGTTATTTGAAAGTAAAACAACTATGTCAGAGAATGGAGTCTCATCTAATGCCAAAGTTGATATAAATAAGTGCAAAAAGGAAAATAGTAAGTAGTTGTTCGAGAAACTACTTACTATAAAAAATTACACAAGCATATTTATGAGCTAATTACATTTCCATGTAAAACACTCACCATATATTATATTCTATTTATGCAAAAAAAGATAACTATTTTTAATAAAGTTTGACGTACTTTCTATAAAATTACACCGTATTGTTCAAATAAATTTTACGGTGTTTTTATATTTAAAAAAAATCTATAAATAGAACTTTATAGAATAAAATTCGGCGTAATATTAATTTAAACACTGAAGATTCGTCATCTCCAGTGTAAAGTAAATACCAATACACTAAAGAAAAATATTTTAGTTTCCATGGAATTTAAATATTTAAATATCTTAAGTACATTTGATATCCTTATGTGAATAGTATGTGCAGAAATTAAATTATTATTTTGGTAACTTATTGGTTGTCACACATTGGTAAATGATTTTAAGTATTTGAGAAACGAATTAACTAAAATATGCTATAATGTAGGTAGCATAATGTATTAGTATACTTTAGGAGACTCAGTAATGAAATGGATATTTCTTTTTTTAGGCTTTATGTTTGAAATATTATTTTTATATTCATTGATGATAAAGCCTGTAATTTGCTTTAAAAAATGGCAATCAGGTGTATTATACGGTATACCGATGGTGCTATATATGACATTATTTTTTCTTATACTTAATGTTGAATATCAAACCTTTAAAATAAATATTGAAGCTTCAAATAGCATGGTAGTATCAAATACGGTTTCTGTTCTGCCATCAACATCTACACCGACAACTTCAAGTGATAAAAATAGTAATGATACAAGTAAAGGTGATATTATAGGAGATACTGACAGTAAGATATATCATATTCCTGGAGATCCTGATTATGAAAAGGAAATGAAAAAAACAAGCAACAATGAATATTTTAAAACTACATCAGAAGCTGAAGCTGCCGGATATAGAGCGTCTAAGAAAACACCTAAATAAAAAGGTGCTTTTTTATGCTTAGAATTGTAAATTCTATAAAAATGCGCGAATTAAATAATTATGTTAGAATATAGATAAATTCTGAAAGAAAGAGGGAATATAAGTTATGGATAAAAAAGTATTAGACTATGTTACTCAAAAAACACATGAATTAATGAGTGTACCATCATGCTGCAGTGAGGCAAAAGCAGCGGCAAAAGCTTGGTTGGATGCTGTTGGAACTGAAAAGGAAGCTGTAGAAACGAAAAAATATATTGATGAACTGGAAGCAGATATTGTACCAATAGATAGTTTAATTAGTCTTGTAGAATCTGATAACGGAATTAAGTTTTTAGGAGCAGATGCTGCTAAGAGTATGGCAGTACATGCAAAGAAAATCAAGTCTGCTGGAGCGAAATATTGTGATTGTCCAGCATGTACAGCCGCAGCGGCAATTCTAGAAAAAAAGGATATGCTTCTTAAATAAGAAAAGAAGGTTAATAATCGAAAAAAAGAGTATATTTGTACTTCAAAAACGTGTAGAATAATAGTAATAACTTATGCTAAAAATAATCAATAATTAACTGAATGCCAAAGACTACCTTTGAATGTTGGCCTTAATAAGAGCCTTTGGCTATTCAGAACAGATTATAAAGGATTTTTTACAAACTAGTCAACCTTTGTGAATGTACTCATTCTACATTTAGGACATGGTGGTAAAGTATCTGTATCCTGATCTAAGTAAATTATTTCGCCACAATTAGTACACTTGTAATGGCCCTTACCAGGTTTATCGCCGGTTGAATACATAATTATCACCTCTCTTGGTATCAATATTCAACATAAAATATTTAATTCCTCTATTTTCTAATTCATTTTTTATAAGAATAACAAAAGTTTTTTGTAATAAGCTCCTTTTATTATAATGAGTTTGCTGTTATAATAAGATAAATTAAATTACTAAAGTTAAAGTTTATATGTTTTAAATTGAATTTACTAAATTATTGGAAAGAAGATGCATATGAATATTCTTGTTACTTTAAATTCAAATTATTTAAAACCATTGAAAGTTATGCTCAAATCGCTGTTCATTAATAACCCAAAAGAACGCTTTTATATTTATATGATACATTCAGATATGAAAGAAACTGAACTTTCTGATATAAGTATGTTAGTACAAAAAGATGGAAATAAATTTTATGCGATAAGAGTAAGAAATGAATATTTTAAAGATTCACCTTTAACTATGCATTATACAAAAGAGATGTATTATAGATTATTAGCATTTAAATTTTTGCCTAAGGACGTTGATAAAATATTATATCTTGACCCAGACATACTTGTTATAAATTCCATAAAAAAATTATATGATACTGATATTTCTGAATACCTTTATGCAGCAGCGTATCATGATATACCTACGGTAAAAGAAATTAACAGGTTAAGATTAAAACCATATGAGGTTGAAAGATATTATAATTCAGGAGTTCTTTTGATGAATATTAGCCTGCAGAGAGAGTTAGTAAAGGAAGAAGAAATTCTGAATTTTGTTCAGAATAATAAGAATAAATTGATTTTACCGGATCAGGATATAATTAACGCATTATATGCTAAGTATATAAAGCAAATTAATGGAATAATTTATAATTATGATCCACGATACTACAAATATAATAAAATTATAAGTAAAGGCAATATTGATATGGATTATGTTATCAATAATACTTCTATAATTCATTTTTGTGGAAAGAGAAAGCCCTGGCAAAAAAGTTATACGGGAGAATTCTATTCTTTATATAAGCATTATGAAAAAGTCGCTGAATCATAAGAAAAATTTGATTTTCTAAGTCAATAAAGGAATTCGACAATTTTTAAATTGCTGAATTTTTTATTATAAAAAACAGGGTGTTAGGACACCCTGTAGCATACAATCAATTCTAGTTGTAGCCAATCCATAAAGCTGGTGTTATAAAAAAATAGCTATGCCAATTGCGGCGGTAGGCTATCTTTTTTATTTTGTCTGTTAGTACGATAATTAAAAATAGTTAGATATTATAGGGTTTATAATTCCAAGCTTAAGTTATTCTCCAGCTGCTACTTCCAAAATTCGTCACGT is from Clostridium fermenticellae and encodes:
- a CDS encoding zinc ribbon-containing protein, whose translation is MYSTGDKPGKGHYKCTNCGEIIYLDQDTDTLPPCPKCRMSTFTKVD
- a CDS encoding glycosyltransferase family 8 protein; protein product: MNILVTLNSNYLKPLKVMLKSLFINNPKERFYIYMIHSDMKETELSDISMLVQKDGNKFYAIRVRNEYFKDSPLTMHYTKEMYYRLLAFKFLPKDVDKILYLDPDILVINSIKKLYDTDISEYLYAAAYHDIPTVKEINRLRLKPYEVERYYNSGVLLMNISLQRELVKEEEILNFVQNNKNKLILPDQDIINALYAKYIKQINGIIYNYDPRYYKYNKIISKGNIDMDYVINNTSIIHFCGKRKPWQKSYTGEFYSLYKHYEKVAES